AGTGCTGCACGCTTTTTCAAGCCCCTTCAAATGGTCGCtcatctctttgttgatggtctgcaaaagtgatccagtatcataactattctcctcaacaaactggtCTAGGGTGGGAAACTGAGCAATCACTCCTTTCTCCAAGTGTCAAATCCAGAGTCTCAGTTTTCCCAGAAATGCAGTCACAGTGTGATGGGCATCAATGACAGTCGTGTTTTGGCCCTGGAGTTGCAGATTATCACTGTTCAGCTCCACAAATATGTCAGCCAAGTAACAAAGTCGAGCAAGCCactccttatcagtgaacttggtagcaaaaggagattcttcttgtttcagaaatttctgaagagccgttcggagctcaatgactcgacgtacaaccttgcctcgtgacaaccagcgaacatcggtgtggtagagcagaacttgatactgctctcccatttccttgcacagctccctgaatatgcacgaattcacatccctggacttgatgaaattgacgattttcaacacatcttcaaacactaatttcagattacCAGGCAGGCTTTTGATCCAAGAGAGTACCAATGAATGATGCAATGATCTACAGAAATTTCTGGATTCACAGCTTGTATGAGGCCCCGTAATCCACGATTACGACCCATCATCAACGGTGCTCCATCGACGGAGATCtagattaaaaatgaaaaactattatagattgCATCAGTTACTCATTCTTACTTATCTTTtgcgttataattatatggttttaatttaatttaatttattttggtactttagtatttcagtacgacagacacgatacttttttgtgaattatgtataaaatattagctacactacagctaattgtacaataaataaaactatatgactatatgccatgtaattcattgtatttatactaatctagactttatataaacatctctccCTACCTGTTGAATGCTGTTCCAATCCATTTGTGGTAAAGAAACTGTTGgtgatattgaagatatcttctcccttcgtggttgtcagcagatcttcgcataataggaactcttctttgatcttgtcctggtggacgtaacgaacgaacccaaggagaacagcacaactggctaagtcacacgattcatcaaattgcaaggagaatttgctatatgagctttccttgatctctgttgtaacttgggacagaatatctgatgccatgtcatcgactcgtcatggattgtgttgtttgatagagaTATGACACTCAGCTTGATCCTCCCCACATACCTTGCTTACCATCTCATATGCACAAGGCATAATCAGATTCTCTACAATGGTGTGGCATTTTTGTTGTTCggcaactttatatgcaacaaagtaagatgcttcgaccgcagcttgaagcttttgggcttgaattccagatggaccgaactggatattcttcagtgctacagcccggtgctgaaaataagcctgatcctcattttaaagatttggatggcacttctggaggtgagctgagagttttgatggcttgaggctttcatttgtcaacactttGTGACATACTACACATTGTGGCGATCCTCTCCACCAGAAGGTAAATTCACAAAGCCATAGCGAAGAAAGGCATCAGAGTAGGTCGcttttttagacattttattgtttaatctgcagaaaaagaaaaactgcataaaaaagtgtgaacaatgtgaacttgttatttattttttcatggcattctagatagcattaaaagagcttattcagcataggaatgatgtaatagtaggtaaatactaactatactgcaTAGGACAGTACACATACATACCAGGTTTTGTCTACCTCGGCTGATGCTCACATAGAAACTGACAGTGTGAAATAGAGGCTACCTCAGGCAGTGAGTGACGCATACTGGACACGTCGATGAGTCATCAGGGTTACTGAGTGACTTGTGTTCTGAagcatacttgtcaaaatacttttaggttaccacacacttagatacatattttttcttttctaatactgtatattagtttttgatgtttattgttatttggtttaactttattacatacttaaaataggtttaatttacaactttacatactaagactaagttaacattaatcctaataccagctacctcaatgttttcttgattttcagaattttaacttttcttctgtcacccctccattaccaccgataaattgttaaattaccccCAGGGGGTAATTTACccccagtttgggaaccactgccttacaagaatgtttttaaattttaaacaaattattaaaaacaggTTGCACATGTGTTGGTTCTGCTGTTATcactaacaaaaaatattttaatgtggtGAGGGGGACATATTTAAAACTACTGAGGTAGGGGGTGTTTCTATTTAAGTTTGGAAAGGGGGACATATTTAAAACTACTGAGGTTGGGGGTGTTTCTATTTAAGTTTGGAAAAACACTGCCTCACAAACattctttttaatttctttgttcaaacattagttttgtaaaataaataagggAGCAGCTTCTGACACTAGGTAAAATAcgcagtttttttttcttgtttgagaaaagaacaaacacatattatctaataaaattaaataagaaagatTGCCTTGAAAAAATCAAAAAAAGACACATGAGAAACTTTGGGTCCAAGTTCTTTCTCCTGTTCACGGAAGAAGAAAAAATTGGTAAGGGCTGCGTCAATGACATCAGGATGTTTCCTTCCCATCTTTACTAGATCCAGACGCTCTTGTCGACTATCCCGCCCACGCCAAAAACccttttcaactttgttttcccATTCAGGTCCTGAGTTGCCCATCACACTGAATATGTCAAGGGTGACCCTGGAAAACAAAGCCATAATTTTCATGCATTGACAACATAAACTTAATAGCTTTAAAGCAAGTAAGTAAATTTACTAACAGAGATTTCATTATTCCTATCAAAATAAACCAACAGTAAATAATAACTACATCAAAAGTTGATTCTTTTTAATACTTTTAGCAGCTGATTCACTTCAGGAAAATGAAACTTTGGATTAGACAGAGTATCTCATACAGATCACAGCATACACTTTTCAATATACTCTGGTTAGAAAAGGTTTAGTTATGTTACAAGACCACAATGTTCTACTCCTTAAAACTACTGTTCCAAAACAACATAAGATCCGAATAAACTatttttcagcagaacgttatctACGTAATAACTCATGTTTCACAGTTAAAATCTCACCAAAAATAACACTAGTTCTCAAAACTTCTTCATAACCATCTCAGGACATCTGAAGTTTCAGACACAATTAGACTGTATTCCtcatttcattgtacaggtcactggttaggccacatttcgAGTActatgttcagtcttgggcttttTACCTCAgtcattgaattgttgaaaatggTTCAGAGGAAGGTTATTAAAATAGTACCTGGGATGGACAGGTTGTCACAAGGAGAAATTAACATCcttaaatttgttttctcttgagaaaaaaaaGAGTTGGAGCGGATcttattgaaatgttaaaaattgtaaaaggaaCTAATATAATTggtgcatcaacatttttcatacttaacaattATAGAACTAGGGTACACAAATGTAGATTTAGTCAAGGTAGAAGCTGTCTTCAGCTCagagagttttatttttcaaatagggtggttggtCTATGAATGGGTTTGCTTTCAGATGTTGTTgaagcagtaaatttgagtgagtttaaggGAAACCTTGATAGATATATGAGTGATTATGGTTGGctttaatttcttctttaaacagttttagtttggcttaaaGGATAGAACAACCAAGATGGACCAACAGATCCATCGTTGTCCCTAAACATTGCGTTATGATATAGCTTGGAATGTTATTTAAACTCTTACTAAAAAGTTATACTTTAAGATAAAAACATCTGGTGAAAGTTTTATTGACTCTTTCACTGTCATAAGCACTTATATGTACCTCTCAAAAGCACCGTCATGGGAATTTGGAACCTGTTGTCACCATAAACAAAGGTTATTCCTTCAAACTTCCCAAAATGAACCAATTGCAAGTTTCcaatgagaaacaaaatattacaaaattacttatagtAAGATTGTGGTTATCAATCatatatctcaggacagctggtgtgggtattaatacttttactaataaagcagagaacaacgtatcaatcttcttcggttatcgtcaggttgaaatgttgttctctgctttattagtgaaacagttaatactcataccagttgtcctgagatatatttttacttcaagtgggtttctcatcatcatgaatggtTATCAATTATTTTCATGGTTAATAACCTCTACCATCCTTTAAGtctaattactaattaataactactttattctttttataaGAAATAGACACTAACTGCTAATTATGTTTCATCTTACATTCCAGCTACTAAACTGCTGCTGTCTGTAGGGAAGTCCTGAAAAGGACTACTTTTGTGACAGTAGACCAGGGTTTGACTATTGGTTTTCTTGCCAGAAAGTACACTGCATTATCCACTCGACCAGGGTCTTCGTCATTAGACATTCAAATTATTTGTATGCTTTCAAGACATTTATCTAGTTTTTACAGAGCTCATTTCTAGAATGGCTGAATGTGTCATCAGTGAAGTGGACatagaaaaatagttttatctttctttctaatGTGTCAGGTTTATATCCTCTCACTTCAGTATGATTCTATTCTAAATAATTGTCTCCACTAGTCTGAGTGGCTACAACAGATAGATCAAGTATTACTACATGTTTTATGTCTGTTATGCTAATGAATCCTAACTTTTCTTTCCAAGACGTCCTGAAATCCAAATTTACAGCGGATGTTCTGTGTACTTTCTTCCTCCTTCTGAGATTGTTAGGTGGCTTAGTGTATGTTAACTGTGATTGTACTGTCTTGTAAGTTCTGAATAATGTTCTAATTTAATGCTGTTTATGTATCTTTCCAAGACGTCCTGAAATCCAAATTTACAGCGGATGTTCTGTGTACTGTCTTCCTCCTTCTGAGATTGTTAGGTGGCTTAGTGTATGTTAACTGTGATTGTACTGTCTTGTAAGTTCTGAATAATGTTCTAATTTAATGCTGTTTATGTATCTTTCCAAGACGTCCTGAAATCGAAATTTACAGCGGATGTTCTGTGTACTGTCTTCCTCCTTCTGAGATTGTTAGGTGGCTTAGTGTATGTTAACTGTGATTGTACTGTCTTGTAAGTTCTGAATAATGTTCTAATTTAATGCTGTTTATGTATCTTTCCAAGGCGTCCTGAAATCTAAATTTACAGCGGATGTTCTGTGTACTGTCTTCCTCCTTCTGAGATTGTTAGGTGGCTTAGTGTATGTTAACTGTGATTGTACTGTCTTGTAAGTTCTGAATAATGTTCTAATTTAATGCTGTTTATGTATCTTTCCAAGACGTCCTGAAATCGAAATTTACAGCGGATGTTCTGTGTACTGTCTTCCTCCTTCTGAGATCGTTAGATGGCTTAGTGTATGTTAACTGTGATTGTACTGTCTTGTAAGTTCTGAATAATGTTCTAATTTAATGCTGTTTATGTATCTTTCCAAGACGTCCTGAAATCTAAACTTACAGCGGATGTTCTGTGTACTGTCTTCCTCCTTCTGAGATTGTTAGGTGGCTTAGTGTATGTTAACTGTGATTGTACTGTCTTGTAAGTTCTGAATAATGTTCTAATTTAATGCTGTTTATGTATCTTTCCAAGACGTCCTGAAATCTAAACTTACAGCGGATGTTCTGTGTACTGTCTTCCTCCTTCTGAGATTGTTAGGTGGCTTAGTGTATGTTAACTGTGATTGTACTGTCTTGTAAGTTCTGAATAATGTTCTAATTTAATGCTGTTTATGTATCTTTCCAAGACGTCCTGAAATCGAAATTTACAGCGGATGTTCTGTGTACTGTCTTCCTCCTTCTGAGATTGTTAGGTGGCTTAGTGTATTTTAACTGTGATTGTACTGTCTTGTAAGTTCTGAATAATGTTCTAATTTAATGCTGTTTATGTATCTTTCCAAGACGTCCTGAAATCCAAATTTACAGCGAATGTTCTGTGTACTGTCTTCCTCCTTCTGAGATCGTTAGGTGGCTTAGTGTATGTTAACTGTGATTGTACTGTCTTGTAAGTTCTGAATAATGTTCTAATTTAATGCTGTTTATGTATCTTTCGTATGTTTCAGAAACCTTTGATGGAAGGAAATATTGCTGTCTGTAATTTTCTTCTACATTATcctaaatgttcatttttattttctttcttacaaaatattctgGACAGTTGTAGTGATTTGTTCTTCATTGATTCTTCAGTACTACAAATATTGGTCATTCTGGGAACAAGACAGTCTATAACTCCTACATTGGCACGACTGGAACGGTGTGACATGCAGTTAAggtaaaacctgtaactacaagcTACCTGTAAGTTCCTGTGTTACAAGAGTTAAGTGTTTTGGTAAACATGAcaacaaagaaactgtttttatttctatgtaaACTGTAATCTGAGATATTGTTCGTTCATGAATTCTTGAATCTTGTGTTAATAAGCCTAAAACTGGGAAGGTTGTTTACCTATAAACACATAACTGAAAAAGTTAATACTGTCTGATTAAAAAGAACATGTTATAACATAGCTAAAGGTTTCATGTATAAAACCTTTCTACAGTTCAAAACAATTGTACAGTCTTCATTACAAAACACAATTCCCATAGAcacaaaaccttatttttatagaatataaaataaattacttacataatTAATGTACAGAACTTTACCCATAAAGAACAGTTACCTTCCCATCATTTCCAGTGTAGCTTCAGTTATATCATAAGTAGGCATTACAATGTCTCGTGTGTCCTTCGAACCACACCACGAGAAAAAAGGAATGGGACCGTCTTTCAGAAGCCTCTTCTCTAAGGGCCAGTCACCCAAGTTGACCAGCATTTCAAGGTCTGGAAGCTGTATCTGGTGGAAAAAAATggtttctataaaaaaacaatactatTGAAGGGAAAGTTTTGTGTATAGAACACTGAACAAGACAGATTCAGGTAATATCAGCAACACTACttaccataaaaatatatatttacatatatatataagcactTTTAATCTACTACACAGGAAATAATTATTTCAGCTTATGGAAAAAGGAATTccatgttttgattaaataaactcttaaagatattttttacttCTGTAATTGATATTCATAAattctaaattatatttaaaagcttACTTTGTAAACTGTTAAGTACCAActgaaaatattcaacaaattatcAATCTCACCTTTCGGGTAAGAGAGAGAAGAATAGCATCCATGAACATATTGAAACCCACATGCTGTCCATAACACTTTCTATAAATCTGTGGTAAGAGAGAGAAGAATAGCATCCATGAACATATTGAAACCCACATGTTGTCCATAACACTTTCTATAAATCTGTGGTAAGAGAGAGAAGAATAGATCCATGAACATATTGAAACCCACATGTTGTCCATAACACTTTCTATAAATCTGTGGTAAGAGAGAGAAGAATAGTATCCATGAACATATTGAAACCCACATGTTGTCCATAACACTTTCTATAAATCTGTGGTAAGAAAGAGAAGAATAGCGTCCATGAACATATTGAAACCCACATGATGTCCATAACACTTTCTATAAATCTGTGGTAAGAAAGAGAAGAATAGCATCCATGAACATATTGAAACCCACATGCTGTCCATAACACTTTCTATAAATCTGTGGTAAGAGAGAGAAGAATAGCATCCATGAACATATTGAAACCCACATGCTGTCCATAACACTTTCTATAAATCTGTGGTAAGCAAGAAAAAAATAGTGTCTATGAACATATTGAAACCCACATGCTGTCCCTAACACTTTCTATAAATCTGTGGTAAGAGAGAGAAGAATAGCATCCATGAACATATTGAAACCCACATGCTGTCCCTAACACTTTCTATAAATCTGTGGTAAGAGAGAGAAGAATAGCATCCATGAACATATTGAAACCCACATGCTGTCCATAACACTTTCTATAAATCTGTGGTAAGAGAGAGAAGAATAGCATCCATGAACATATTGAAACCCACATGCTGTCCATAACACTTTCTATAAATCTGTTGTAAACATAATACAAATTCAGCTTACAGTTAAACTATTTCTCCTATCATtagaattaaaacattaacaaaaataaaaataaataaacaggtaAGTAAATCAAATatggtaaaatatttcacaagtatAACACAAACTCACTATTAAATGTTTCTCTCCTGTAGTGGCAAATTTTGGTTATGCTATTTAAAGTAAGACCAGCTGGAATTGttctgatattaaaataattatcatttccttaaataatacttacctccactcaCACTAGAGTTATTACGTCTTGACTGCTAAGATTTCTTTTCCTTTGCCCCGCTAAGTTTgatctgaattttttttattgccTGCTCTGGCATTTTATTCTCTGCTTAATTTTCATTGCCAATATTTGTCTTATGACACTTTACACAAGTCAGTGCATTCTCTATCCTGGTGTTTTacataagcacctcattcagataaccACTTTTTCAAGACAAATTTAAACCATAGTCACTAGGAAGGACAAAAGAGTGAGTGAGAAGTATTATTGCAAATTGCTcaatttaagaaaaatgtatcttagaaaaaaaatacttttctctaCCCAAACTACAAGCCAGAATTCCAAACTGATAAGATGGCAGGACATTATTCATACAAAATGTGTAAACAGAAGATTAGCAACCTAGTGGGGTAATCTCACTACATTTAGAACAAGGATGTTCTTCACCCTGAACCTACATCATGCACCACAGGTGAACTACAATGTAATCCATCCTTATTGCTGACCACGCCACAACTAGGTAGCTGAGGTACCACTGCTTGGAATTAgaattacagtgtcatggatcCTAAATCCCACATTGATGGCTAGGATATTAGAAtcacaatatatatgtgtgtgtgtgtgtgtgtttgtagctATGGAGTTGTACAATCTGAGCCACCAGAATCATGACATGAAGGTAAGCAACACCTAAGTGGACTAACCCTATCCTTAACCTGAAGAAGTCTGAAAGGCGACATCCCAAATCCAGAATGATAGGATCATGTGTGCCATACTCATTCTGAAGAAACAAAACCCAGAATGATAGGATCATGTGTGCCATACTCATTCTGAAGAAACAAAACCCAGAATGATAGGATCATGTGTGCCATACTCATTCTGAAGAAACAAAACTCATCCAATCTGGAATTATGAAAACTTATCCTCTCTCTCCAACCATGTAGGCAAGGTAAATTCCACTTGTTCACAGGATTATGGGAAGGATGTGGAATAAGCTGTGTTCAATACAAACTCAGAATGGGACAGCTCTGCTTTAGGATTACAAGGAAACAATGGGTCTCTTccatgaacaatgtactgaaTCAATATAGTAATCAAAAAGAAGGGCCACACTCAATCCAACCAGTTTCCTGATATGAAATATGAATCAGTATTATGAATAGTCTCCTGCATAAGCTGGAGTCTTTCCTACCAACATCTGCATAAAAACATTCAGGGACTTTGGTAAGAGGACCTCCACGAGGAATAAGGTCTGTTCACCAACCCAGTCACAAGAAAGAAAACTTGGTAAGGACTCTCTAGTTCCAGTAGTTCAGCATGGAGGGGGAGGGGTAATCCTGAGGAACAGGAAACAGTGCAATTGAAGAACCAAGTTCCTACATTGTTAAAGAAAACCATCCAATTTATTGAAGCCAATGATCAGCTGGGATGAGATAGATTCCCTTATGGTTTACTCATGATAGTTCATGTGTAACACAATGATACAACTCAGTCTGCCTTTGGGTGGTCTTTATGCAACATCACATTTATGAAGAGCCTGTTGCAACCTAGATAAAGTATATTGTATTAATGGTTATTAGAGTAGATTTGGTTTGATTAGAGAACACCTGTCTGGGAAACACTTGCCAGAGTGGGATTCTCTGATAAAGAGGTAACATACACCAGATAGTAAAGATAAGATAGCATTATTAATGAAGATACTCACTTCTCATTAAAACTAGCCAATGGGGTTGAGATAGTTATAATAGGTAGTCAAAAAACCCTCAGAAAAAGATACTGCCAGATCATGCAACTAAAAGTACATACCAGCCCTCACAGTGAACTCCAGTGTGCAGTTCAACAAGGCTgctaaagacagaaatataatgAATCTAATGAGAGTGGCTTGCAGAAGTCACCTCACCTCCAAAGAGAACCCAGAATAAGCAATATGGATCAACCTTTGTACCAACCTTGTCAATGTAATCAGGAATAAATTCTGGGAAATTGAAGAAccacaacaaataaaaatcattgtATATCACCTCTAAAGGCATGTAAACTAACACTTCAAGCCCCTCACTGGACATAAAAATGATCAGAATCTCATAGGTCATAAAGGTGAGAAACAGCCTTCAGGTGAATTAGTGAAACAGATTGTTCCTCTTCCCTGTCTGCCAAAGTCTTAGGTAAGGACCTATTAGGGCTTAGAAGGATGAAAATGGAATGATGAAGCATTCTATGCACATGCAGCACAAACAACTCTGACATGAAATATAATCTTAATGTTCCAGTTAAGTAACTTAAACAGTTGTTTGGGACAAAGAACCTAAAATTAGTTAAGGAGACCTGAGAGCACTACAATGGACTCATATAATTTTCATCTCTTTGAGTATCTAATGGTAGATAATAAGGCCACCTCATCTAAATAAACTGTGGAAGTTACAAAACTTGTCAAAGGaccaagtaaaaaaaacaagctGTAGTTGACACTTCTGGAAGAATGAGTTGAACCACCTTACAATAATTGTCAATAATACTTGTGCCATTTCTGTTGAAAAATGTCCATCATGGGACTATAAAGAGACTGAGACATATACATGGCAGTCTTAGACCTTAAACCCTAACACCATGTGAAGGACCACATAATCTTCATGCATGAAGCCTGAGCTTCAAGATGGCTAGCTGTACATGTCAGATCAAGTCTGCCTTAACAGAGACAACCAAAAAAGAAGTGGAAGAGGTGGGCACTCCTGAAAGTACCACAAAAGCAGAAACAAGAGTTGAGCTTGCAAATGTGGTACTCCAAACAGAACAAGACCAAGTGTTGAGGAATCACTGCTAGTACTCTGCATAACATACAAATTAGTGAAAAGGCATAGAGGTGCAATCATATCCACACCTGCCTGAATGCATCTACTGCCAATGCATGTGGACAAGGTACCAGAGCCCAAAATGCCAGTAGGTGATGTTCCAATAAGTGATAATCTTTGGCGCACTGAACCAACAGAAATCCAATGGAAAAACTTTTTGATGAAGCATCCATTCTGTCAAATGAATCTGGTTGAATCAAGACAATTGATCTGCCATCATATTAATCATCTCCAGAACATGGCAATCTAGCAGGATGACATGATGGGTGTAAGTCCAATAACGAAAATCCAATACAAAAGTAGAGCTTTCTAGACTGGGTGTGCTCCTGATGGAAAATGTTAAACAGCAACATGGAATTGTCAGAATGAAACATAAGATTTTGTCTCCTCAATAACTCCAGAACTAGAGACATTGCATTTCAAGCAGCAAGAATTTCTAAAACTTTGATGTGTAGAGAATCC
Above is a genomic segment from Tachypleus tridentatus isolate NWPU-2018 chromosome 11, ASM421037v1, whole genome shotgun sequence containing:
- the LOC143231716 gene encoding zinc finger BED domain-containing protein 5-like isoform X1; the encoded protein is MGEQYQVLLYHTDVRWLSRGKVVRRVIELRTALQKFLKQEESPFATKFTDKEWLARLCYLADIFVELNSDNLQLQGQNTTVIDAHHTVTAFLGKLRLWI
- the LOC143231716 gene encoding protein FAM200C-like isoform X2, whose protein sequence is MASDILSQVTTEIKESSYSKFSLQFDESCDLASCAVLLGFVRYVHQDKIKEEFLLCEDLLTTTKGEDIFNITNSFFTTNGLEQHSTDLRRWSTVDDGS
- the LOC143231717 gene encoding protein O-glucosyltransferase 2-like isoform X2, with translation MATIPRFMLTCQVFHKLIWKRLWIVQSNDLTCLEPSAFAIIVLSKMRFIESVMDNMWVSICSWMLFFSLLPQIYRKCYGQHVGFNMFMDAILLSLTRKIQLPDLEMLVNLGDWPLEKRLLKDGPIPFFSWCGSKDTRDIVMPTYDITEATLEMMGRVTLDIFSVMGNSGPEWENKVEKGFWRGRDSRQERLDLVKMGRKHPDVIDAALTNFFFFREQEKELGPKVSHVSFFDFFKYKYQINIDGTVAAYRFPYLLAGSGVVLKQESDYYEHFYHQMEPMVHYIPFKRDLSDLIKKLEWAKSHDADAQRITKNAQQFALDHLLPKEVFCYHMVLFQEYAKRLIKPPRIVQGMEHVPQPKNKPLCSCPSVTEAERDEL